AGCTCATCTTTACGAAGGTTTTGAAGCTTTTCTTGGTAAACCTCTGTCATTTCGCGTAATTCAGTTAGTTGTTTTGTGACATTTTCAAGCATTTCTTTTACTGAAGTGTACGATTGATGTTTTTCATCCATTGCATGAAAAATAGTGCCAATGCGTTTTTCCAACTTATCGAATGATGTTTCAAGACGCTCTTGTAGGTCAATATTTTCTTGTTCGATTTGGTAACTTAATCGGACAACATTTGTTTCTTCATTCAATTGGTGGATCTCATTACCGATCTCAGCAACTTCTTGTTTAACCGTCTCGCTTTGGATTGTGACTTCCTGCTTAGCCACCACTTCAGCTTCAAGTGTATCGTAAAGCTCTTCAATCTTTGCATTCATTTGATTAATTTCTTCTCGCGCGTCTTCAATTTGCACATCATGAACTTTCTCTTTAACGATCTCATATGCATAATCGATGACTTCTAGTTCTTTTTCAACACCAAGTTGATCAATTCTAAATCCTTGGTCCTTCATTTGCTGAAGGCCTTCCTTCAATTCCTTCATTGTTTCTGGAATCGCAGATTGTAATTGATACAATAGCTCTGGCATAACCTCAAGCTCATATTGTAGCTTCCTAATGTCTTCATCAAGTTGCAAAATATATGTACGAGCAGAAAGATGGTTGCCGTTTTCTGTTTCTTCATGATAACTCGTAAATTTCTCAGAAACGTTTTCAAGTTGTTTTTCAAAAGATTCAACTAAAGGACCAAGTGCACGATAGTGGGTAAGTAGATGCTTCCTTAATTCTTTATACTGATTTTTCAGTTCACCAATCTCTTGTCGATTCAACTCTTCACTTTCAACGAATTCATTGATTTCTAGAGAGATTTCTCCGACTTTCTCTTCAACGTGAAAAATCGATTTACGCGTGTCAGATAATATGCCTCTAGCTTTTTTAAAGCGATATTTGTCGGCAGCATCCTCAGCATCGAATAATTTTTCTTCCATATTGGGAAGCTGTTGAGTGACGATTACATCCCACTCTTCGCGCCAAACTTCAAACTTCTTTTCCGTTTCACCGATCATTTCTAATGCCTTAACCTTAGCAATTTCATCAGTAAGAGGTTTGTTCATAATATTAACTTTTTGTGTTTCGAGGTGATCAATCTGATCATAAATTTTCTTTCTTGTATATGTACCGTAACCAATAAAAACTGATAACAAAATAATCAGTGCCATAAAGATGTAAATCATCATAGGGACTTCCATCCTTCCCTTTTTCAGTTATGTATATTAAGCTATAAAGTAAAAATTAGGACTTCGTATATTTATAAAATAAATAATACGACAAAATATTACATTATCCGCCAAAAACCATGCGGATTCGGCGTTCTTCATAACTACTATAATACCATGTATGTTACTTTCATAACTACATTTTTTCGAAATTTCAATGAAAAATTGCTTAATTCTTACAAAAATCCAGTCTGGAGGATATCTATGAATATTTATGATGGTCACGTCCACACACCATATTGTCCACATGGATCGAAGGATGAATTCCGTGCTTATGTAGAACAAGCTATTCAGCTAGGTATGAGCGGTTTAACATTTACTGAACATGCACCTCTACCAGATGGTTTTATCGACCCTACACCAGAAAAGGACAGTGGTATGGAATTACAGTCTCTTGAATCCTATATCACTCAAATTGAGAATTTGAAATGTGAATACAAGGACGACCTTGTCATACGAACAGGTCTAGAGGTTGATTATATTGAAGGCTTCGAACAAGAAACACATAGATTCCTTGACCAGTTCGGTCCTTATTTAGATGATTCCATCCTTTCTGTCCATTTCTTGAAAACACCGTCTGGTTACCATTGCATGGATTACAGCCCAGATGTTTTCGGGCATCTACTCACTGTGTTAGGTTCAGTCGAAGCACTTTATGCCCTCTATTATCGCACTTTGCATAAATCAATTGAGGCTAAATTAGGACAATATAAACCGAAGCGAATTGGACACATTAGCCTTGTCATGAAGTTTCAGCATAAATACCCAAATAGACATTTGGCTAAAAAAGAGATCTTACAGACACTCGATCAGATTGCCAATCAAAAACTCCAATTAGACTATAATAGTTCGGGTGTAATGAAGCCTTTGTGTCGGGAGCCCTATCCACCAGATTGGATCATTGAGGAAGCGATGAAAAGAGAGGTGCAACTCGTATATGGCTCAGATGCTCACCGTGCCAAAGATCTTGGTCAAGGCTTCGAGCAGTTGAAGAAAGAAGCACCGCTTTCTCAGCCTTAAGGGGCTGCTAGCGGTGCTTCGGTATTTTCTTTTCCTGATAAAGATTTTCCGTCATAGTTAATACAAAGCGAATCATTCACCCAATCCTGGATGGTGCTCAAATATTTAGATGTAAAATATCGATCATTAACTGAGAATTGATAAACTTCTTTAATATATTGTGGGTATAAGAAAGGCATAAATAACATACTTCTAAGTTGCAATGTCACCATGTTCTTTGACATTGGATTAAATTCCTTCTGTTTAACCCCTTTATCGAGTATGGCATTAAAATAATACTTCTCTTTCATTAAATAAGTTGTCATAATTTCACGGACAAGTGTTGTATCGATGCTAATTTCCCTATGGACTAGTCTTGCCGCTTGGGATCGTCCTTGTTGATAAATGATGACCTCTTCTATCAACTTAATCAAACAGCTTCGAGCAGAGTTTTTCTCCAACTTCTTATAGGCATCTTCTAAGACATAAAGATATCCTTCTAGAAATGAAGACATAAGAAACTCTAGTAAGCCCTTCTTTCCTCCAAAATAATAAGAGATTAAAGAGACATTTACTCCTGCTTTCTCAGCGATATCACGTACGGATGTTCCCGAATAGCCATTGTTGTTAAAAAGGTTAGCTGCCGCTTCAGCTACTTTCTCTTTGGTGATGGATACAGCCTTATTCATGGCAAATCACCTCATCATACGTTCTATACTTACAACATTCGTCCTTTCTTTCGAAAATCCTTTTTGTTACACGTGACTTATTCAATGAAACTTTCTACATTATTTGATAAGATAAGACTAATTTCTAGCATAGCGAGGAGAATTACCATGTTTGACGTCGAAAATTACACAGGCTCACGCGAAGAAAACTATCAAATGGTTATCAAGCAGTTGAAAGCATTGCTCGATGGAGAGACGAACCAAATTGCAAATCTTTCAAATGCCTCAGCATTATTGAATCAATTTTTAACAGACGTTAACTGGGTAGGTTTTTACTTAATGGAAGAAAAGGGTCTAGTACTCGGACCATTTCAGGGTCTACCAGCTTGCGTTAGAATCCCTGTTGGAAGAGGCGTTTGTGGAACAGCTGTTCAAGATAGAACAACGATGCTAGTAGAAGATGTGCATCAATTCCCAGGACATATCGCTTGTGATGCTGCATCAAGATCAGAGGTCGTCGTACCGATTGTTAAGAACAATCAGGTAATAGGTGTACTTGATATCGATAGTCCTACACCATCCCGATTTGATGAAATCGACAAGAATTATCTCGAAAAATTCGTCGAAGAATTACAGAACCATATATAAAATTGAAAAGGACTGTCTTATAAGTCCAGATTGTAATCCATGTTAAATGCTAATGTTGATAATCAGATTAAATTCACGACACTCCTGCTGGAATAGCGAGCCAGGCAAGACCCACAGCGAATGCACATCATAGAACGGACATCCCTGCCTAAATGAGCAAGGAGGCTTGCGCTTCGCCCGCGGAAAGGGAGTGAATTTCAAGGATATCAACATAACATTTTCAGAACCAATGTGAAAAAGGGCTGTCAGAAAATCAGTTATCACTGACTTTCTGGACAGCCCCTTTTTATATTATACCGTTTCAGTCATATCACTGTTTTTATAAGCCTTTAGCCCTTGCTCGATATCTGCCCAAATATCTTCCTTTGCTTCAAGACCGATGGAAAGTCGGACTAATGTATCTGAGATTCCCATTTTCGCTCTCGCTTCTTCTCCTACAACAGCATGCGTCATCGTTGCAGGATGCTGAATCAATGTCTCCGCATCGCCTAAACTTACCGCGATCTTTATCATCTTCATCGTATTGAGGAAATTTTGAGCGTCTTTCTTATCCCCTTTAAGTGTAAAACTGATTAATCCACCAGGACGATCCATCTGTTTATTTGCAATCATGTAATCTCTGAACTGAGGGTCTCCTGGATAAGCGATCGATTCCACCATTGGATGTGCTTTCAACTTTTCAAAAATGTAACTTGCGTTATCACAATGTCGATCCATACGAATCGGTAAGGTCTTCAATCCACGTAGTAATAACCATGCGTCGAATGGCGACATGATTCCACCGATATCCTTTTGTGTAGTAGAGGCTAGGAACTTAATGGTTTCTGCATCACTTACAACAAGTCCAGCAACGACATCTCCATGTCCTCCGATATATTTTGTCGCGCTATGAATGACGATATGACAACCAAATTCTAATGGTCGTTGGAGGTATGGCGTGCTAAACGTATTGTCCACAACAACCGTAACATTGTGCTTTTCTGCAATTTTCCCGATCATTTCTAAATCAACAAGTGTCATCGTTGGGTTGATTGGTGTTTCTATAAACAGGACCTTAGTGTTCGGTTGAATGTGCGCCTCAATCACTTCAGGGTCTGTCATGCTGATGAGGTCATGTTCGATTCTGTACTTCTCTTCCATCATTTGTAGCAATCCGAACGTACAACCATATACACCTTGAGAACAAAGAATGTGATCATCAGATTTCGTTAATCCTAGTAGAACAGCAGAAACGGCTGCCATACCAGATCCGAACGCTAAACCTTTTTCTCCACCTTCTAGTACTGCAATACGGTCCTCAAGCATTTTAACTGTCGGATTTCCTAGTCGAGAGTATATATAACCTTCTTCTTCACCTGCAAAACGTTGTTCACCTGTTTCCGCATTCGGAAAAACAAAAGTAGATGTTGGATATATGGGTGGTGCTAATGCTCCATGATGCTGATCAGATGAGTAACCTGAATGTATGACTTCTGTTTCAATCCTCTTCTTCACTGCTGAACACTCCTTTATCTGTATGTAAACGCTTTCTGATTCTATCGTATCATATTAATGGATATTATTGTGTTACATTATATGGAGGGATTTCAAGATTTGATTGTGCGCTGTTGACTTTTGCGCCTAAACGTTATACACTATTCTTTGTGTAAATTAAGACAGCCATGTGAAATCACGTGAGCCCTCTCATTATGTTCCTTGTAGTTGCGGCTGTTCACAAGGTGCATCGCGTAGCTTCAAGCTGTCGAAGTGAGGATGTATGAAAACATAATGAACACGTGAGCGATCACACCGGCACTGTTTTTGTTTCACAACAAAAAATCAGTGAAGGAGGAGTCAATTATGGCTCGTTATACAGGACCAAAATGGAAAATCTCTCGTCGTCTAGGAATCTCTCTTAGTGGGACTGGGAAAGAATTAGAAAAGCGTCCTTACGCTCCTGGACAACATGGTCCAAACCAGCGTAAGAAGATGTCTGAATACGGATTACAACTTCAGGAGAAGCAAAAGCTTCGTCACATGTACGGTGTGAACGAACGTCAATTCCGTAAAATGTTTGATCAAGCTGGTAACATGAATGGTATCCACGGTGAAAACTTCATGATTCTTCTTGAATCACGTTTAGATAACCTTGTTTATCGTTTAGGACTTGCACGTACTCGTCGTCAAGCTCGTCAATTGGTTGGACACGGACACGTAACTGTAGATGGAAAGCGCGTTGACATCCCATCTTACCGTGTAGCACCAGGACAAGTTATCGGACTTCGTGAAAAGTCTCGCAACCTTGACATCGTTAAGGAAGCACTTGAAGTAAGCAACTTCGTACCAGAATACCTTACTTTCGACGAAAACAAGCTTGAAGGTTCTTACACTCGCTACCCTGAGCGTTCTGAACTTCCAGCTGAAATCACTGAAGCACTTATCGTTGAGTTCTACTCTCGTTAATAGTGACTTTCAGAATACCCTCGAACTTCGTGTTCGAGGGTTTTTTGTTTGGATTTAAATGCTCTTGTGCACACTGAAATTTCACAAACTTAAATTATTTAGAAAAGAACCGGCAGCAGCCGGTTCTCTCATCATCACATTTAAATAAATGAAGCCGCCCTACTGGACGGCTTTCCTATTATTTTACTTCGTAATTTTCACGAATTTGCGTTTTCCGACTTGGACGATCATTCCGTCCTCTACAGCAATTTGTGCTTGAACGTCGTCGACTTTTTCTTGGTTGATCTTCACGCCGCCGTTTTGAATCATTCGGCGCGCTTCACCTTTCGAATTCAACATTCCGAGATCGACAATCAGCTCTACAATCCACTTTTCATCATCGCCAGCCCATGTGTGCTCTGGAATATCATCCGGTAATGCACCCTTCGAGAATACAGTGCGGAAATGTTTTTCTGCAGCTACAGCTTCATCATGTCCGTGGTACATTTCAACGAATGTTTTTGCGAGCTTAATCTTCATATCACGAGGGTGGAGATCTCCGCTTTGCACGCCTTCCTCAATTGCACGCACTTCATTCATCGGAAGTGGTGTCGCCAATTCGAAGTATTTTATCATCAAGTCATCTGGAATAGACATTGATTTTCCGAAAATCTCATTCGGATGCTCATCAATTCCGATATAGTTGTTCAGTGACTTCGACATTTTACGGACGCCGTCCAGTCCTTCGATTAACGGCAACGTGATCGTCACTTGCTTTTCTTTCCCGTACTCTTCTTGAAGTTGGCGACCCATTAACAAGTTGAACTTTTGGTCTGTTCCACCAATCTCGATATCACTTTCAAGAGCTACAGAATCGTAACCTTGCATTAGTGGGTAGAAAAATTCATGAATGGAGATTGCCTGACCTGACTTGTAACGTTTCTCAAAATCATCACGCTCGAGCATGCGTGCTACAGTTACTTTTGCAGAAAGCTCAATAACATCAGCGAAATCGAGCTTAGAAAGCCACTTCGCGTTAAAGTGAACAGTCGTCTTGTCCATATCAATAATTTTTCCAAATTGATGAATGTATGTCTTAGCGTTTTCTTTGATTTCAAAATCAGTTAACTGCTTACGCGTTTCAGATTTCCCTGTTGGGTCACCAATACGACCTGTAAAATCACCAATCAACAGCTGAATTTCATGACCAAGCTCTTGGAACTGCCTCATTTTA
This Pseudalkalibacillus berkeleyi DNA region includes the following protein-coding sequences:
- the ezrA gene encoding septation ring formation regulator EzrA yields the protein MALIILLSVFIGYGTYTRKKIYDQIDHLETQKVNIMNKPLTDEIAKVKALEMIGETEKKFEVWREEWDVIVTQQLPNMEEKLFDAEDAADKYRFKKARGILSDTRKSIFHVEEKVGEISLEINEFVESEELNRQEIGELKNQYKELRKHLLTHYRALGPLVESFEKQLENVSEKFTSYHEETENGNHLSARTYILQLDEDIRKLQYELEVMPELLYQLQSAIPETMKELKEGLQQMKDQGFRIDQLGVEKELEVIDYAYEIVKEKVHDVQIEDAREEINQMNAKIEELYDTLEAEVVAKQEVTIQSETVKQEVAEIGNEIHQLNEETNVVRLSYQIEQENIDLQERLETSFDKLEKRIGTIFHAMDEKHQSYTSVKEMLENVTKQLTELREMTEVYQEKLQNLRKDELEAVEKIQEFRKRLMDAKKEVHRNNLPGLPESFYSSMSDAEIKLQTVTNKLNDKPLQMAEVLHRLIEAEEAIDEVYTRTFDMIDRARLAEHLIQYGNRYRSQYIAVAVKLAEAEQSFRTFHYEEALEHAAEAIQSVEPGKLQEIEESYKPLQKV
- the hisJ gene encoding histidinol-phosphatase HisJ; amino-acid sequence: MNIYDGHVHTPYCPHGSKDEFRAYVEQAIQLGMSGLTFTEHAPLPDGFIDPTPEKDSGMELQSLESYITQIENLKCEYKDDLVIRTGLEVDYIEGFEQETHRFLDQFGPYLDDSILSVHFLKTPSGYHCMDYSPDVFGHLLTVLGSVEALYALYYRTLHKSIEAKLGQYKPKRIGHISLVMKFQHKYPNRHLAKKEILQTLDQIANQKLQLDYNSSGVMKPLCREPYPPDWIIEEAMKREVQLVYGSDAHRAKDLGQGFEQLKKEAPLSQP
- the refZ gene encoding forespore capture DNA-binding protein RefZ; protein product: MNKAVSITKEKVAEAAANLFNNNGYSGTSVRDIAEKAGVNVSLISYYFGGKKGLLEFLMSSFLEGYLYVLEDAYKKLEKNSARSCLIKLIEEVIIYQQGRSQAARLVHREISIDTTLVREIMTTYLMKEKYYFNAILDKGVKQKEFNPMSKNMVTLQLRSMLFMPFLYPQYIKEVYQFSVNDRYFTSKYLSTIQDWVNDSLCINYDGKSLSGKENTEAPLAAP
- a CDS encoding GAF domain-containing protein — its product is MFDVENYTGSREENYQMVIKQLKALLDGETNQIANLSNASALLNQFLTDVNWVGFYLMEEKGLVLGPFQGLPACVRIPVGRGVCGTAVQDRTTMLVEDVHQFPGHIACDAASRSEVVVPIVKNNQVIGVLDIDSPTPSRFDEIDKNYLEKFVEELQNHI
- the megL gene encoding methionine gamma-lyase — protein: MKKRIETEVIHSGYSSDQHHGALAPPIYPTSTFVFPNAETGEQRFAGEEEGYIYSRLGNPTVKMLEDRIAVLEGGEKGLAFGSGMAAVSAVLLGLTKSDDHILCSQGVYGCTFGLLQMMEEKYRIEHDLISMTDPEVIEAHIQPNTKVLFIETPINPTMTLVDLEMIGKIAEKHNVTVVVDNTFSTPYLQRPLEFGCHIVIHSATKYIGGHGDVVAGLVVSDAETIKFLASTTQKDIGGIMSPFDAWLLLRGLKTLPIRMDRHCDNASYIFEKLKAHPMVESIAYPGDPQFRDYMIANKQMDRPGGLISFTLKGDKKDAQNFLNTMKMIKIAVSLGDAETLIQHPATMTHAVVGEEARAKMGISDTLVRLSIGLEAKEDIWADIEQGLKAYKNSDMTETV
- the rpsD gene encoding 30S ribosomal protein S4 — translated: MARYTGPKWKISRRLGISLSGTGKELEKRPYAPGQHGPNQRKKMSEYGLQLQEKQKLRHMYGVNERQFRKMFDQAGNMNGIHGENFMILLESRLDNLVYRLGLARTRRQARQLVGHGHVTVDGKRVDIPSYRVAPGQVIGLREKSRNLDIVKEALEVSNFVPEYLTFDENKLEGSYTRYPERSELPAEITEALIVEFYSR
- the tyrS gene encoding tyrosine--tRNA ligase, which gives rise to MDQKFELSQEQMAEVERQLEVLKRGIVEIVPEADLKKKLEKSIATGTPLKVKLGLDPTAPDVHVGHTVPLHKMRQFQELGHEIQLLIGDFTGRIGDPTGKSETRKQLTDFEIKENAKTYIHQFGKIIDMDKTTVHFNAKWLSKLDFADVIELSAKVTVARMLERDDFEKRYKSGQAISIHEFFYPLMQGYDSVALESDIEIGGTDQKFNLLMGRQLQEEYGKEKQVTITLPLIEGLDGVRKMSKSLNNYIGIDEHPNEIFGKSMSIPDDLMIKYFELATPLPMNEVRAIEEGVQSGDLHPRDMKIKLAKTFVEMYHGHDEAVAAEKHFRTVFSKGALPDDIPEHTWAGDDEKWIVELIVDLGMLNSKGEARRMIQNGGVKINQEKVDDVQAQIAVEDGMIVQVGKRKFVKITK